The sequence tgactcggagcctcgctttcaagttttcatttggcgccaatacccggatctgtctcggatccgactcggatcggcaacgttcgggtgggctcggattcaggaaatccgagtgcgctcatctctaattcagACCTTTTGGCATTTATGACTCCTTACGCCTGAACATGTGTGACGGGGAGGGAAGATGTGTTCTAACATAGACAATGTGCAGTAAAGGTGGACGGATTCAGACAGGGACTTGGTCAAAGATGCGGCTGAAAAAGTGGATTTATTTGCGGAAGATCAGGGGCATGTGGCGGTAGTGGGTGATGCACGACCAAAACCGCAAATTAGAGGTTTGTGAATGAGTTGCAGGCACTTTTGGAGACTTTAGTAATCTCTTGGCATACTCTGATGGAAAGCTCTACTGATAGGAATCAGGAGTAGGTGAAAGCTAAGAGGGGACAGGGGTGGGGTAAGTATGTAACAATTTCCTATGGACAGATAATGATCATTTATGAACATGTAAACATGCACTTTTGCAGGTTACAGAGGTCATGCTTCCAATATTGCATTAAATAGCAGCTTCCATCGCCTGAGTAGCTGGATGTACCAGGGTGGACATAACTAAACCTGGTCTGGGTGCCTAACAAAGCGGGTCAAGATAGTGGCAATTGCAGTGGCGCCAATTTTTCGGCTGTCTGATAGGAAAAGCGAAGTTTATTTTTGGCTGAATGCGGGCAAGCTAAAGTAACATGGCAGCTACTGCGCTGTGGGACAGGAACAGATTTCCGCATGTGGAGACTACTCCAGgttttgtatgtggctgcagagGATTTTCAGCTACATAAAACTACTTGATTTTTACACAACTTCCGAGGTGCCGGATCAGCATTAGCAATTACCTTTAGTGTGATGGATTTTGCAAGGTCCACATGCATTGTGTACATATGTTATTTAACATATAAATGAGATTGAAACAaacagcattttaggagaaacattttaataaatgggtTGGTACAAATGAAATAATAGGCAGACTTTTATgagacttttttttacttttgggcAGCACGgctgcttagtggttagcacttctgcctcacagcactggggtcatgagttcaatcccaaccatggtcttatctgtgtgacatttgtatgttcttcccgtgtttgtgtggctttcctcctggtgctccggtttcctcccacactccaaaaatatactagtagggtaataggctgctatcaaaattgaccctagtctctctctgtctgtatgtgtatgttagggaatttagactgtaagctctaatggggcagggactgatctgagcgagttctctgtacagcgctgcggaattagtggcgctatctaaagAAACGATGATGACTTTTGCAGGCATGTGCAGCCCACCCTCTCATGGACAATTCTGCAAATGTTTGCAAAGAGGAACTTCCAAAAAGTGGAGCTAGAGTATAAACCTGTGCACATGGGCAACAACAAAATAGGCACATTTCTGGAAAACAAGTAGCCGagtatccatattttttttgGTTCATAAATAAGTCTTATGGACTTCAAAATATTTCAACTCAGTCATCTCTAATAGTAGTTCAATATTAACCAGGAAAATCAATGTTTCTAGGGCTACAATAACGATGAGGTTAATTTATTTCTGTCCTTATTCGATTTCTGTGGATGTACACCTACATTTAAAACACAGATAACATTTTTGAGTGCCTTCAAATAGGGTTATAGCCTAAAACAAAATGATTGTTATCATTTCATATAACGGTAGTTATTGTACTAGAACAGCTTCAGGGAACTAGTagctattattaaatatatattaaatattaaatcacTCGATAGATTTATTATTCAGAATATCAAAAACATCAATAAAAGATACAAAATGTCTGTGTgtaatttttttgatttttttttttttttttttttgattggtcaaagtggaaatttaaaagtggcggtaGCAATGGAATgtattagctttacaatgaaggtagtaggagaagtggaggtatggtataccaccgtataaCAGCCCAATTCGACCACTGAAccataaaataaagttaaaaatatatCCTTGTGGAAATTGAACAAAATAAAACTACTAGGCCCATGTAATTAGCATTTCTTAAGAATGTAAAATGTCCCCATCATCATTCTAATTTCTTGCTTTGTGTCCTTAAATGCATGTTTTTAGCTTTCTGTGTCCTCCACTCACAGATGTTGGCATAGTCACACATTCTGCACTTCCAGGCATCTTCTATGTCGACTCCCTGGACTTCTCGGAGTCCCTTCCAGTATGATAAGTAAAACCTCACTTGCTCCATAACACACTCCTTTTCAAACGTCACCACATCATATCCTAACAGGGAACCATCCCCCTGATAGCAATATTCCAGTTTCAAGCTATCAATCGTGGGCAAATCAGAGAAAGTGAGGTTCAGACAAGTCAACTCCAAGATATCTCTGAGTGTGGACACAGTAAGCCCGGATTTAAATGCATGTTCCTTCACTTGAGGCCCCAACTCTTGTTCTGGCCTCAGCTTCAAGTGTTCAATGAAAACGTCTGGCTGCAGAGCTCCGCTCACCATGTCATCGAATAGAAGTTTGTAGAGAGACACCTGAAAGAATCATTACCATGTCAAGGAGACAACTGACACCTTTTTTCATCCATGTCAAAATGATATAACAACATCAAAACAAATATGATTCATTTAAAATccccattaaataaaaaaacagaccgTACAGCACACTGAGAACAGAGAAGGCCTTTAATGATGACCAGAGATGCAGTGTAAAACTCCCTTTAGTGCCACGGTGTACCTTAATTTGTGAAAGTGCACCTAGTTCTCCAAAGTGCATGGGTTTACCGGCTATGAAGGGTGCCGTATGCAGAGCACCAAACGTGGTAATTGGCTAATAGGAGGCGTTGGATGGAGTAACAGCGTTTTCCGCTAAGTGCAGATAGAATCTCTTTTTTGTGgagcaagataaaaaaaatatagaagataaacacacaaaagtggcacATGTAATATAAACCATACAATAGTCTCCTCAATCTTTTGGTTAATTTAAGCCATAGTTAAGACTCAattaaacagtattttaggagaaaacaaaaacagtatTATTTAATGAGAGGGGTGGCTGTAAAGTGGTAGAAGGTTAGACTTTAAAGTGATTACACATCAGATCTGTCCACCTGTTTGCAAACgtacgggtatatttactaaactacgggtttgaaaaagtggagatgatgcctatagcaaccagtcagattgtagcatgtactaaaaaaatgctaactagaatctgattggttgctataggcaacatcttctttttcaaacccacaggttagtaaatataccccccaagtcTTTCTTTAGGTTTTTGGAGGTGTCTCTAAACACAGTAGAGTAGTCACACACTTTGAAGTGCACTGAAAGGTCCACATAGGTTCAGTAGTGCAAACAAAACTGATTTGCTGTGCACGTCCTGTGTGCAAGTAAATGACCTACAGAGCAGACACGTGGATCATTGTTCCCTATGTGTGTCAGGGCACCTTCTCTGTTCACATAGCAGCACTGGAGCATCTCTGTGTTTTATTGTAACCTGTCTATGTTGTGTTACAGCATGGGCCTAGTGAGGAATGATCCCGATGCCTGCTCTATTTACTGTGTTGTGCACGCTGCCTTCAAACTATACATGTTTGACAAAATGTGAATAAGCCCTTACTGTTAAATAATGTTTCATTAATAcaaatggccttatatgtgtggagtttgtatgttctccctgtgtttctgtgggtttcctctgggtgctccggtttcctcccacactccgaaaataatactagtaggttaattggctgctatcaaaattgaccttagtgtgtgtgtgttcgagaatttagactgtaagctccaatgggacagggactgatgtaagagagttctctgtacagcgccgcggaattagtggcgctatataaataactgatgatgatgatacaaattaaatttttgctatacattttataatgtttAGATAGCCTTGAGACTACTGCCTCTAGCAATAACTCTAAAGCAAATgtgaagaaaatgaaaaaaaacaaaacaacgagAACAGTGTTGAAAACCTTAATTCTGCATATGTAACAGATATGTAAACTTACCTGGAACTTGTGACCTTTCTTCTGAGCAGATCGGGGAAGTGTTGGGCTAACTCGCGTTTTCAGCTCTCGCAGTTCTAGCTCACCTTTGGAAGAGTAACCCAATTCATCGATCACCCCCACCAAGCAAATACCATCGAGCTCCCCAAACACTGGAAATTCTCGAATACGACCACCTAATAACAGAAACAGATAATCAGTTAGGTTGTGTAAAAGTCAAATACAATTACCAATGTTACCAAAGTAATTCCAAGTTCCAATAATTCTGCCAATGCTGATAACTGCCCATGGTTTATTGAGAAGcagcattataataataaattataataaaacagttatatattatatagaattaTATAGAAGTAACCAGGACCTGGGTTTTATGAATGGTGGCTCTAATAAGCTTTGATCTTAATCTTAATTAGTGTCTCTGGACCTAATGCAGAATTAAACATACATCTGTTTGTGTACCGTAAGTTCCATGAACTCACTCTGCGCATGATtttctgtatttaatttttttttttcaatttttgcaGCTTTCATATGTAAGTGAGAAGGAAAGTTATATCTGttgtattatatgaagcctaaaAGAGCCAGTGCGCGTTTCCCTATGAtaacaaatgttttattgtgcTTATGACCGGGTTTTGCGTGTGTGGGTGTAAGTACACCTGGCACATATGTTACAGATGCAGAGCTCGTCAGATGTGTGCAGCTCATTATATTGGCGGAAATAAACTATGTGTTGAACTCTGCATGAAGCCAGATATCCCTAGTGTGGGGTCAGCGCAGTACAGAGTGCACTGAGGCTCAGCCACATAAAACTGCAAGATGTTGCTGCCATCTGAAGTGCTGGTGGGATTAAGCTTGTAGCTAAACAGGCCAACCCCATTTGTGTTCAAAGCAAAGTCACTGAGAAAATAGCCGGATCTAGGCTAATATTGGGAGACAGTTGTATGACAGCCTCTCTCCCTACTGTAAAAATATGATAAGCATCTGAGATCGTAACTTTTAACCAAACATACCTGCATGTGACACCCAAATGACAAACCAACAGTTTTTATGCAGGTTTAAAAATGAatctatgaataatataaataatctaAAATCATCTAATAATCATCAGCTAGATATAAAGTAAAGAGTATTATTTTAAATTCTAGGTCCCGTAATTGACCAACACAAACAGCAATGAACAGTTTTTTTTACCGCCATGTATTCCTAGTCCACAAGAATCCTTCTGCGCATACTGTCTCATTCATGCAATAGATAGATGCACAGGGCAGGTTATAGGAACTAGAACTGTGAAATCATCTTGAATTACTATGTTACACACCTGACTGCAAAACTGGGATCATAGCTAAAATGTTGAGAAATTTTATGGCCCAGGAGTCTTCACGGGTCTGTGTTGTCACCGATACAACATCGTGAACTTCCAGCTCTGGAATAGAAAGAACAACACCAAAAAAAGATTTtagtggactttttttttttttaattaaaaaaaaggatataCAAAGTGAAATAAGCCATGTAGAGCAAGTCATGTTTCAGGAGGCAAAACTATTTCTATAGTCATTTATCCAATCAAACAAAG is a genomic window of Mixophyes fleayi isolate aMixFle1 chromosome 2, aMixFle1.hap1, whole genome shotgun sequence containing:
- the EXO5 gene encoding exonuclease V — its product is MVTDADSETAAASAAPDGGDCVAGLDDRTACEDNDRDGFSDISDSELVLLQNKAESGDTYIKEKKDIEMEHGITSLGKIDKNGEVAESLQQYGAGENCPLENVQRKRKQRAEAPLEKYHLKYLSVTDVCSQTWCEQQMVYKTEQPVHEQPEKTAAMNEGSSIHLARELEVHDVVSVTTQTREDSWAIKFLNILAMIPVLQSGGRIREFPVFGELDGICLVGVIDELGYSSKGELELRELKTRVSPTLPRSAQKKGHKFQVSLYKLLFDDMVSGALQPDVFIEHLKLRPEQELGPQVKEHAFKSGLTVSTLRDILELTCLNLTFSDLPTIDSLKLEYCYQGDGSLLGYDVVTFEKECVMEQVRFYLSYWKGLREVQGVDIEDAWKCRMCDYANICEWRTQKAKNMHLRTQSKKLE